CCGCAGAGCTGTCAGGTAGGCGCCACAGCCGAGTTTGGTCCCGATATCGTGACAAAGGGTGCGCACGTAGGTGCCTTTGGAACAGTGTACCTCGAAGGTGACATCCGGCGGACTGATCGAAACCAGACCAAGGCTGAAAATCGTCACCAATCGGGGTTGCCGTTCGACTTCCATGCCTTTCCGGGCCAGCTTGTAGAGCGGAACACCACCCTGTTTGATGGCCGAGTACATGGGAGGCACCTGTTCCAGGGTGCCGACCATGGCTTGACATGCAGCGGCAATCTCGGCTTCTCCCAGATGGGACCATTCGGCCTCGGACAAAACCATTCCTTCGCTATCCTGGGTATCGGTCACGGCTCCAAGTTTGAGTGTGGCGCGGTAGGTTTTGTTTTCCTCGAGAAGAAATTGAAGGATTCTGGTGCCTTGTCCGAGGGCCACCACAAGCACACCGGTGGCGAGAGGATCAAGGGTTCCGGCATGCCCGACCTTGCGAAGACCGAAAAGCCGGCGCACCTTTCCAACCACCGCATGAGAGCTCATTCCCTGCGGCTTATCGATTATCAGTAGACCATTCATCAGGAAAACGGGAGAAGTTCGTTGAGACGCGCGAAAACCTGGCACTTTACCTGACCGATGTCCCCATCGACGGTAGCACCGGCAGCATTATGATGCCCGCCGCCACCGAGACCTCGAGCCAATGCACCGACATCAACCTTGCCTTTTGACCGAAAACTGACCTTGAACCGGTTATCATCAGTCTGGCGGAAACACAAAGCCACCTCGACCCCGCGAACCGAACGGGGATAGTTGATAAGGCCATCGGTGTCTTCAGGTTTTGCGCCCGCGGATAGCAGCATATCGCGAGTCACACACACCGATCCAAACCGTCCGCAAGGGGAAATTGCAAGGGTTTCCAGAACAATGGCAAGCAACCTGAGTTGCTCAGCCGGACGACTTTCGTAAAGGTTCTCCGCCACATACCAGGGCGAAATCCCGCAGGCCACCAGCGATGACGCGATCTGAAAAGCTTCGGGATTGGCGTTGGAATAGCGGAAAGAACCGGTATCGGACAATATGGCGGTGTAAAGACACAGAGCAACGTCCGCGGACACCGGAAACCCGGCCGCGTGAATAATGCGATAAACAAGAGCACCGGTGGCGCAGGCCTGTTCATCGACATAATTGATATCGCCAAAACGCTCGGAGCATGGATGGTGGTCGATACTGATCACCTGCCGGCAATGCAGAGGGAGAAAACTTCCGGCCCGTGACAGTTCACCGGAATCGAGAACGAATCCCACATCGTACCGGCCAAGGTCTTCCGGTCTGCACAGCAAGCTTTGTGCTCCAGGCAAAAAAGCAAAGTTGGCAGGAACGTTATCGAGGTTAAAAGCCACCGCCTCCCTGCCGAGATCACGAAGACAATTCACCAGTCCGAGGGTTGATCCGACCGCGTCTCCATCGGGATGAGCGTGGGAGGCGACCAGAAACGTCCGCCCCTGTCCGATAGCCCGAAGAATGGCGTCAATCATCGCTGGACTGTTCCTCGCTGATGGTGCGCAACAGATTGTCTATGCGATTGCCGTATTCAAGCGATTTGTCGAATTCAAAAACCAGATCGGGTACGTACCGCATGCGCATCCGGCGGCCGAGTTCACGCCGCAGAAAAGGTACGGCGCTTTTGAGGCCGGCCTGGGTATCGGCAATTTGCTTGTCGGTGCCGTAGACGGTGTAGAAAACCCGCGCCAGATGCATGTCCGGTGTCACATCGACGGCGGTGATGGTCACGAAGCCGACACGGGGATCTTTCAGCCCCTTGAGCAGCAGGGCCGAAATCTCTTTTTGCAGTTGCTCGCCAACGCGATGGGGTCTCGGGTGTTCCAATTCTCTACCTATAATGAATGAATTCGATATCCTGCCGACACAGGTCGGCAACAGCGCAATGCTCAAGCTCGGCAACAACCTTCTGCAAAATCCTGTCTGCAGCGGCTTCATCCTGTTCAACCACGACGCAACCGAGAGTCGTTCGCTGCCAGAGTTCGTGATGGTCCACTTCAGCGCAACTCACAGGAAAGCGCGATCGACAGCGACCAAGCAGGCTTTTGACGATAGAGCGTTTCTGTTTCAGGCTTTGTGGACCATGGATGTGCAACTCGACTCTCAGGACACCGACGACCATGCCGCTTGCCTCTATCAGAGGGAGGTCTTGACTTCTTCCATTTCAAACACTTCGATGATGTCCCCGACCTTGACGTCGTTGTAATTTTCAAGGCTCAAGCCGCACTCGTAACCGCTTTGAACTTCGCGGGCATCGTCCTTGAATCGCTTGAGCGAAGCCAGCTTACCTTCCCAGATCACCACATGATCGCGAATCAGTCGCACCTGGGAATTGCGCAGCACCTTGCCGTCGGTGACGTAACAACCGGCGATGGTACCCACTTTGGATACGTGGAATGTCTCGCGAACCTCGACCTTGCCGAGGGCTTTTTCACGCAGAGTGGGCGCCAGCAGACCTTCCATGGCATCGCGAATGTCGTTAACCGCATCGTAGATGACATTGTAGAAACGGATGTCGACACCTTCTTCTTCGGCAAAGGCAGCAGCCTTCGCCTCCGCACGCACATTGAAACCGAGGATGATGGCATCGGAAGCGGAGGCGAGTGAAACGTCGCTCTCGTTAATGCCGCCGACCGCCGTATGGATAACAACCAGGCGGCAGGCATCGGTGGACAATTTCAGCAGAGAGTCGCGAACCGCCTCCACGGAACCCTGCACGTCGGCCTTGATGATAACCTTGAGTTCCTGCACTTCACCCTGCTGCAAGCGCGCATAGAGCTGCTCCAGGGAGATTTTGCTGGTAGTGGCCAATTCCTGCTCCCGGATTTTGCGCTGACGGTGGGTAGCGACGTCCTTGGCCACTTTTTCGCTCTCTACGGCGTGGAAGGTATCTCCGGCAACCGGCGTGCCCGACAGACCGGTAACTTCGACCGGGCAGGACGGTCCGGCCTCTTCCAATCGGTCGCCGCGGTCATTGGTCATGGTACGAACCCGCCCATAGTGCAGTCCGGACACGATGGGGTCGCCAATGCGCAGCGTACCTTCTTCCACCAGAACCGTCGCGACAGGGCCACGGCCCCGGTCCAGACGGGCTTCGACGATGGCGCCTTTGGCGCGCTTGTGGGGGTTTGCCTTCAGCTCCAGAACTTCCGCCTGCAGAAGAATCATTTCGAGAAGGCTGTCGAGGTTAGCTGTGGTTTTTGCCGAAACCTCTACAAAAATAGTATCACCGCCCCAATCCTCGGGGACCATTTCGAATTCGGTCAGTTCCTGCTTGACACGATCAGGATTGGCGTCGGGCTTGTCCATCTTGTTGATGGCGACAATGATCGGAACGCCGGCCGCCTTGGAGTGATTGATGGCTTCCTTGGTTTGGGGCATAACACCATCGTCGGCGGCAACCACAAGCACCACGATATCGGTAACCTTGGCGCCCCGCGCCCGCATCGAGGTAAACGCCTCGTGACCCGGGGTGTCCAGAAAGGTGATCTTTCTGCCATTCACGGTGACATCGTATGCGCCGATGTGCTGGGTTATACCGCCAGCCTCACCGGAGGTGACATTCGTGGCACGAATGGCGTCAAGAAGGCTTGTCTTGCCATGATCGACGTGCCCCATGATGGTAACCACAGGCGGACGTGGAATGGCACCTTCATCACTGCCGCTTTCATCGGTTATGACGGCATCATCAGTCAGCACGTGTTCTTCATCAAAAGCCACGTTCTCAACTTCATAGTTGAATTCGGATGCCAATATGGCAGCGGTTTCGTAATCGAGGGGATGATTTATGGTGACCATCTGCCCCTGGCGCATAAGTTCGGTAATGAGGTCCTTGCTTTTAACCCCCATACGCTTGGCCAACTCACCGACAGTGATGACATCGCTGATGCGAATAATGCGCTTGATGGCTTTGGAAAGGGTAACTTCCGTTTTTTTCTGTACTTTGGGGCTCTTTTTGCCCCGACGTGCTCGCCGATCGTCGTGGTCCGGCTCGTAAACCTCACGGCGCCCGCGGCGCCCCTTGCCGCCGTCCGCAACCTCTTTATCCTTGTCGTAGCCACCACTTTTGGATTTTTTACCCTTTTTCCCCCCACGAACTTCCTTGTCGGGGGCCGGGCCACCATCGAAAGGCACAACAATCTGGGGCGCGACTTCTTTACCCCGAGCGGCGCCAGCCGGTGCAGGACGCGCGGGCCTGGCACGATCAGGCCGAGCCTTCTCGGGCTTGCCCCGTTCAGGCCGCTCTCCACGCTCCTGTCTCTTGGGCGGCGGTGACAGAGTTGAAAGTTCGACGCGACCGAGTATCTTTGCACGGTTGGCTGTGACTTTTTCCACTTTAGTTTTATCCTTGGTCACCGGAGTTTCAGCCATTTCGGGCTGCCCTTCTGTCTTATCAGCCGTTTTGGATACTTCGGGTTCGCGTTTTACCGGCCCCGCCTCGGAAGCTGCGGCAGGTGACTCGGCAGTCTGCTTGCCGGAACCTTCCTGTTCAGCGACTGGTGCCGCTTCTTTGACAACTTTTGCTGGCTCGGAAACCTGTTCTTCATCTAGCGGCTCACTCGGCCCTGAATCCTGTTTATCCGCGGATATCGGTTCGGGCACCGATGCAACGGGAGTCTCGGGCTTGGAGGCAGCGGGCTTGATATCTGCGGCGGGGGCGGGTTCCTCAACAACAGTCTGCGCCTGAGGATGCTCTTCGGCGGATGCGGGGGGTGCCGCCGTTTCTTCTTCGGGGACTTCTTTCCGTCGACGGCGGATAACGCCAGCAGTGATGCGCCGTTCTTCAACTTCTTCCACCTTGGCGGGCGCACCTTCGATCTTTTCGACATCCTCTTCGTCAAGCACGCTCATGTGGCTTTTGGCCTCGATACCGGCTTCGTGCAGCTTTTCGAGCACAACTTTGTTATCCAGCCCCATTTTTTGCGCTAATTCATATACTCGTAATTTTTTACCCATTAAACTCCCCCGCGAATTTTTTCAACCGTTCCAACTCTTCCCTGATGGCGCCTGCCAAGGGTCCGCTCCTGAACGCGACAACACCGCGTTCCGACTTTCCAAGCAAATGCCCTATCTGATCCTTGGCGGAAAACACAAAGCAGGGAACCGCGTTGCGATTTGCCG
This portion of the Syntrophotalea acetylenica genome encodes:
- the infB gene encoding translation initiation factor IF-2, with product MGKKLRVYELAQKMGLDNKVVLEKLHEAGIEAKSHMSVLDEEDVEKIEGAPAKVEEVEERRITAGVIRRRRKEVPEEETAAPPASAEEHPQAQTVVEEPAPAADIKPAASKPETPVASVPEPISADKQDSGPSEPLDEEQVSEPAKVVKEAAPVAEQEGSGKQTAESPAAASEAGPVKREPEVSKTADKTEGQPEMAETPVTKDKTKVEKVTANRAKILGRVELSTLSPPPKRQERGERPERGKPEKARPDRARPARPAPAGAARGKEVAPQIVVPFDGGPAPDKEVRGGKKGKKSKSGGYDKDKEVADGGKGRRGRREVYEPDHDDRRARRGKKSPKVQKKTEVTLSKAIKRIIRISDVITVGELAKRMGVKSKDLITELMRQGQMVTINHPLDYETAAILASEFNYEVENVAFDEEHVLTDDAVITDESGSDEGAIPRPPVVTIMGHVDHGKTSLLDAIRATNVTSGEAGGITQHIGAYDVTVNGRKITFLDTPGHEAFTSMRARGAKVTDIVVLVVAADDGVMPQTKEAINHSKAAGVPIIVAINKMDKPDANPDRVKQELTEFEMVPEDWGGDTIFVEVSAKTTANLDSLLEMILLQAEVLELKANPHKRAKGAIVEARLDRGRGPVATVLVEEGTLRIGDPIVSGLHYGRVRTMTNDRGDRLEEAGPSCPVEVTGLSGTPVAGDTFHAVESEKVAKDVATHRQRKIREQELATTSKISLEQLYARLQQGEVQELKVIIKADVQGSVEAVRDSLLKLSTDACRLVVIHTAVGGINESDVSLASASDAIILGFNVRAEAKAAAFAEEEGVDIRFYNVIYDAVNDIRDAMEGLLAPTLREKALGKVEVRETFHVSKVGTIAGCYVTDGKVLRNSQVRLIRDHVVIWEGKLASLKRFKDDAREVQSGYECGLSLENYNDVKVGDIIEVFEMEEVKTSL
- a CDS encoding DUF503 domain-containing protein: MVVGVLRVELHIHGPQSLKQKRSIVKSLLGRCRSRFPVSCAEVDHHELWQRTTLGCVVVEQDEAAADRILQKVVAELEHCAVADLCRQDIEFIHYR
- the rbfA gene encoding 30S ribosome-binding factor RbfA: MEHPRPHRVGEQLQKEISALLLKGLKDPRVGFVTITAVDVTPDMHLARVFYTVYGTDKQIADTQAGLKSAVPFLRRELGRRMRMRYVPDLVFEFDKSLEYGNRIDNLLRTISEEQSSDD
- the truB gene encoding tRNA pseudouridine(55) synthase TruB, which gives rise to MNGLLIIDKPQGMSSHAVVGKVRRLFGLRKVGHAGTLDPLATGVLVVALGQGTRILQFLLEENKTYRATLKLGAVTDTQDSEGMVLSEAEWSHLGEAEIAAACQAMVGTLEQVPPMYSAIKQGGVPLYKLARKGMEVERQPRLVTIFSLGLVSISPPDVTFEVHCSKGTYVRTLCHDIGTKLGCGAYLTALRRLTSGAFNETEAVSLDTIEQTAPQERGRFLLSLGDALRGYAAVFLREEGVRKLRYGIPPTLDMVEKNVEIEEGTIVQLLGPLGPMGMARFAPSRGRETRGDFELLRVFNDSDGGE
- a CDS encoding DHH family phosphoesterase, producing the protein MIDAILRAIGQGRTFLVASHAHPDGDAVGSTLGLVNCLRDLGREAVAFNLDNVPANFAFLPGAQSLLCRPEDLGRYDVGFVLDSGELSRAGSFLPLHCRQVISIDHHPCSERFGDINYVDEQACATGALVYRIIHAAGFPVSADVALCLYTAILSDTGSFRYSNANPEAFQIASSLVACGISPWYVAENLYESRPAEQLRLLAIVLETLAISPCGRFGSVCVTRDMLLSAGAKPEDTDGLINYPRSVRGVEVALCFRQTDDNRFKVSFRSKGKVDVGALARGLGGGGHHNAAGATVDGDIGQVKCQVFARLNELLPFS